Genomic DNA from Dehalococcoidia bacterium:
CCGCCGCCACCTGAGCCGCTGCCCCTTGCTACGGTGGGCCAGCCCCGTGTTGTCCATGAGCAGCAGCGCCTCCTCCCGGGTGAGGAGGGGCTGGAGCCGCTCCCTGAGCCTCTCCAAAAGGCCCCAAAGCTCCTCCCCTACCCCCTTGGCCAAGCGGTGGAGGGACTTTCAAGCAGGGGCAAGGACCGGTCAGGGAAGAGCTCCCGGTAAAGCGCCACGGTGTGGCGGTAAGAGGAGGGCCCGATACAGGTCCCAGCCGTAGACCCAGGGGTGGCCCCGCTGGCGCTGTGGCCCCCGCCCCCGGTAATGGGCCTCGGCCAGCTGGAGACAGGCCAGAAACGCCTGCCGTAGCCTACCACTACCTTTCGCCATGGCATACGAAGCCTATCTCCAGCCCTTTTACAAGGCAAGCCCAGCTGGTGTTGGCTTACATCGCTGCTTGGCGTTATAATGTAAGCGCCATGGGCAGGACCCAGATAATACTCACCGACGAGCAGCTGGCGGCGCTGCGTCGCCTGGCAGCCGAGCAAGGGGTCTCTCTCGCTGAGATGGTGCGGCGGGCGGTGGCCCGCTACCTCGAGTGTGGGCAGGGTGGCAAGGGTCGGGCGCGGCAGCGCGCCCTATCGGTGGTCGGTCGCTTCGCCTCCGGCTGCGGCGACGTCGCCGCCGAGCACGACCGTTATCTGGCCGAGGGCTGAGTTGGCCATCTTCGTGGACACCTCCGGCCTCTACGCCGTTCTCGACCGGGACGACCACTGGCATACAGCCGCAGCCGCGACCTGGCGGCAGCTCATGGAGGGGGAGGAGCCGCTGGTCACCCACAACTACGTGCTGGTGGAGACGCTGGCGCTGACGCAGCGGCGGCTGGGCATGGCGGCCGTGCGAGCGGTAGTGGAGGAGGTCATCCCCGTGCTGGAGGTGGCCTTCGTCGACGAGCGCCTGCATGAGCTGGCGCTGGCCTCTCTCGTGGCCGCTGGGCAGAGGCAGCTGAGCCTGGTGGACTGGACCAGCTTCCTGTTCATGCGGCGGGAGGGCATCGAGGTGGCCTTTGCTGTGGACCAGGACTTCGTGGCCCAGGGCTTCAGAGTGACGCCTGGGTGACCGTAACTTTGGCGGTTGATACAGGGCGCCAAAGAGGCCAGCTGCTCCCTACACTGGTGCTGATTCGCCGCGGC
This window encodes:
- a CDS encoding CopG family transcriptional regulator translates to MGRTQIILTDEQLAALRRLAAEQGVSLAEMVRRAVARYLECGQGGKGRARQRALSVVGRFASGCGDVAAEHDRYLAEG
- a CDS encoding PIN domain-containing protein; protein product: MAIFVDTSGLYAVLDRDDHWHTAAAATWRQLMEGEEPLVTHNYVLVETLALTQRRLGMAAVRAVVEEVIPVLEVAFVDERLHELALASLVAAGQRQLSLVDWTSFLFMRREGIEVAFAVDQDFVAQGFRVTPG